One Corallococcus macrosporus DNA window includes the following coding sequences:
- a CDS encoding FadR/GntR family transcriptional regulator — translation MERVGRVAYVEEQLERYISLGMLPRGQFASEEKLAGEFNCCRGTVREAFRRLAARGLVVQHPGRKTRAVALDESLTLENLGLALHHRHTEAGRRLLEGFFSLRRQVLVDLLAECCTKASASQVDRLESVCYALSDAARWEPGARCAQLEFELLRLAAHTASRPGHMLLVQSLQRAMRGNAIRLLSLMGGESLSAWARCAMHALNERDVRTIQHQLPALLEACDEGLLDAFSPATRKHSSPATGPDSARDARNCMAEHGPGGLTPAEEEHKTFEVPPAPHAEAVPVETETVSDALLAPTVVSESPDDNGGERVTGNVPGNLLDGRTRACGLSAEADLKPEHPPARDYGRPGGFVREEDEPRHVPLDTPTTSPPD, via the coding sequence ATGGAGCGGGTGGGACGCGTGGCGTACGTGGAGGAGCAACTCGAGCGCTACATTTCGCTGGGGATGCTGCCGCGGGGGCAGTTCGCCTCGGAAGAGAAGCTGGCGGGTGAGTTCAACTGCTGCCGGGGCACCGTGCGTGAGGCGTTCCGGCGACTGGCGGCGCGAGGCCTGGTGGTGCAACACCCCGGTCGAAAGACGCGCGCGGTGGCGCTGGATGAGTCGCTGACGCTGGAGAACCTGGGCCTGGCGCTGCATCACCGGCACACCGAGGCCGGCCGGCGGCTCTTGGAGGGCTTCTTCAGTCTCAGGCGGCAGGTGCTGGTGGACCTGCTGGCCGAATGCTGCACGAAGGCCTCCGCGTCACAGGTGGACCGGTTGGAGTCCGTCTGTTACGCGCTCTCGGACGCGGCGCGCTGGGAGCCCGGTGCCCGCTGCGCGCAGTTGGAATTCGAGTTGCTGCGGCTGGCGGCCCACACGGCTTCACGTCCCGGGCACATGCTCCTCGTCCAGTCGCTGCAACGGGCCATGAGGGGCAATGCGATCCGGCTGCTATCCCTCATGGGTGGCGAGTCGCTGAGTGCATGGGCCAGGTGCGCGATGCACGCCCTCAACGAGCGGGATGTGCGGACGATCCAGCACCAACTGCCGGCGCTGCTGGAGGCGTGCGATGAGGGCTTGTTGGACGCCTTCTCTCCTGCCACTCGGAAGCATTCATCACCCGCTACCGGACCGGATTCCGCGCGGGACGCACGCAACTGCATGGCGGAGCACGGTCCCGGTGGCCTCACGCCAGCTGAGGAGGAACACAAAACGTTTGAGGTTCCACCCGCCCCTCATGCGGAGGCTGTCCCCGTGGAAACGGAGACAGTCAGCGATGCGCTGTTGGCTCCCACCGTCGTGAGCGAATCCCCTGATGACAATGGTGGGGAGCGCGTCACAGGGAACGTGCCGGGAAACCTGCTCGACGGGCGGACCCGTGCGTGCGGCTTGTCAGCGGAGGCAGACCTGAAGCCCGAGCATCCACCCGCTAGAGACTACGGACGTCCCGGCGGGTTCGTGCGCGAAGAGGACGAGCCGCGTCATGTCCCCTTGGACACTCCCACCACCTCGCCACCGGACTGA
- a CDS encoding sigma-70 family RNA polymerase sigma factor yields MAPTDSAAQQASDLSADRDLLKQVALGNAAAMRDVYARCSARAFAIMVRLLPTRADAEEVLQETFLEVWRRARDFDPARGGLETWVTTIARTRAIDRLRSLGTVSRMVEGVAQQPPPVSATPPSPDDSASAAQDQARVRAAMAQLPPEQREVVLLAYFDGLSQSEISQKTGQPLGTVKTRARLALEKLSLLLEARPESASG; encoded by the coding sequence ATGGCGCCAACCGACTCCGCTGCTCAGCAAGCGAGTGACCTGTCGGCCGATCGCGACCTGCTGAAGCAGGTGGCGCTCGGCAATGCGGCGGCCATGCGGGATGTCTACGCGCGGTGCTCGGCGCGAGCGTTCGCCATCATGGTGCGGCTGCTGCCCACGCGTGCGGACGCGGAAGAGGTGCTGCAGGAGACCTTCCTGGAGGTCTGGCGCCGCGCGCGAGATTTCGATCCGGCGCGCGGCGGGCTGGAGACGTGGGTCACGACCATCGCGCGCACGCGGGCCATCGACCGGCTGCGCTCATTGGGCACGGTGTCGCGCATGGTGGAGGGCGTGGCCCAGCAGCCCCCGCCGGTGAGCGCGACGCCGCCTTCGCCGGACGACTCCGCCTCCGCGGCGCAGGACCAGGCGCGGGTGCGAGCGGCGATGGCCCAGCTGCCGCCGGAGCAGCGCGAGGTGGTGTTGCTCGCGTACTTCGACGGGCTGTCCCAGAGCGAGATTTCGCAGAAGACGGGCCAGCCACTGGGCACGGTGAAGACGCGTGCGCGGCTGGCGTTGGAGAAGCTGTCGCTGCTGCTGGAAGCGCGGCCCGAAAGCGCATCCGGCTGA
- a CDS encoding alpha-1,4-glucan--maltose-1-phosphate maltosyltransferase, with amino-acid sequence MTERLGSVFIENVQPELDAGRYAIKRVAGESLTVRADIFKEGHDVLVAVARWRQVTPAAQKTEWAEVPLTFKNNDAWEGSIPLANNGRYEFTIEAWPDLFRTWAHELKRKVDAGRDVKSELLEGAALLEGAAARAKGKSAEDHRVLAEAGARLRTPPTPDHLLAALSPDLADAASRHPDRTLARTYDKVLEVFADREKARTAAWYEFFPRSAKRDGKTHGTFKDAQGWLPYVQKLGFDTVYLPPIHPIGRTARKGKNNSLRAEPGDVGSPWAIGAAEGGHKAVHPELGTLADFRAFVDSAKAHGIEVALDLAFQCSPDHPYVKEHPEWFQHRPDGTIKTAENPPKRYEDIVNFDWMGPARDALWKELRSVVLHWVDNGVRTFRVDNPHTKPMQFWHWLIREVQDLHPDVLFLSEAFTRPKVMKALGKVGFTQSYTYFTWRLFKDELRSYLEEITSPPVSDYFRGNLWPNTPDILPENLQNAGPGAFRLRVALASTLSSVWGMYSGYELCEGRPVPGKEEYLDSEKYQLVAWDWDRPGNISGWIAKLNAVRKAHPALQQYQGLRFFESDNDRVIFYGKRSPDGLSTVLVAVSLDPYAPQEALLHVPMEWLGVNAEETYQVHELMGDQRSLWQGPDVQVRLTPEQPAAIYAVYRYRRTEHAFDYFE; translated from the coding sequence ATGACCGAACGACTCGGAAGCGTGTTCATCGAGAACGTCCAGCCGGAGCTGGACGCGGGGCGCTACGCCATCAAGCGCGTCGCCGGAGAGAGCCTCACCGTCCGGGCGGACATCTTCAAGGAAGGCCATGACGTGCTCGTGGCCGTCGCCCGCTGGCGTCAGGTGACTCCCGCCGCCCAGAAGACCGAATGGGCCGAGGTCCCCCTCACCTTCAAGAACAACGACGCCTGGGAAGGCTCCATCCCCCTCGCGAACAATGGCCGATACGAATTCACGATTGAAGCCTGGCCGGATCTCTTCCGCACCTGGGCGCATGAGCTGAAGCGCAAGGTGGACGCCGGCCGCGACGTGAAGAGCGAGCTGCTGGAAGGCGCCGCGCTGCTGGAGGGCGCCGCGGCTCGCGCCAAGGGCAAGTCCGCGGAGGACCACCGCGTGCTCGCCGAGGCCGGGGCCCGCCTGCGCACGCCGCCCACGCCGGACCACCTCCTCGCCGCGCTGTCCCCCGACCTGGCGGACGCGGCGTCACGTCATCCGGACCGCACGCTCGCTCGCACGTACGACAAGGTGCTGGAGGTGTTCGCGGACCGGGAGAAGGCGCGCACCGCCGCCTGGTACGAGTTCTTCCCGCGTTCAGCGAAGCGCGACGGCAAGACGCACGGCACGTTCAAGGACGCACAGGGCTGGCTGCCCTACGTGCAGAAGCTCGGCTTCGACACCGTCTACCTTCCGCCCATCCACCCCATTGGCCGCACCGCGCGCAAGGGCAAGAACAACAGCCTGCGCGCGGAGCCCGGTGACGTGGGCAGCCCGTGGGCCATTGGCGCCGCGGAGGGTGGCCACAAGGCGGTGCACCCGGAGCTGGGCACGCTCGCGGACTTCCGCGCGTTCGTGGACTCGGCGAAGGCGCATGGCATTGAAGTGGCGCTGGACCTGGCCTTCCAGTGCTCGCCGGACCACCCGTACGTGAAGGAGCATCCGGAGTGGTTCCAGCACCGCCCGGACGGCACCATCAAGACGGCGGAGAACCCGCCCAAGCGCTACGAGGACATCGTCAACTTCGACTGGATGGGCCCCGCGCGTGACGCCCTCTGGAAGGAGCTGAGGTCCGTCGTCCTGCACTGGGTGGACAACGGCGTGCGGACCTTCCGCGTGGACAACCCGCACACCAAGCCCATGCAGTTCTGGCACTGGCTCATCCGCGAGGTGCAGGACCTGCACCCGGACGTGCTCTTCCTGTCGGAGGCCTTCACCCGCCCGAAGGTGATGAAGGCCCTGGGCAAGGTGGGCTTCACCCAGTCGTACACGTACTTCACCTGGCGCCTCTTCAAGGACGAGCTGCGCAGCTACCTGGAGGAGATCACCAGCCCGCCCGTGTCGGACTACTTCCGCGGCAACCTCTGGCCCAACACGCCGGACATCCTCCCGGAGAACCTCCAGAACGCGGGCCCCGGCGCCTTCCGCCTGCGCGTGGCGCTGGCCTCCACGCTGTCGTCGGTGTGGGGCATGTACTCGGGCTACGAGCTCTGCGAGGGCCGCCCGGTGCCGGGCAAGGAGGAGTACCTGGACTCGGAGAAGTACCAGCTCGTTGCCTGGGACTGGGACCGGCCGGGCAACATCTCCGGCTGGATCGCGAAGCTCAACGCCGTCCGCAAGGCGCACCCCGCGCTCCAGCAGTACCAGGGCCTGCGCTTCTTCGAGTCCGACAACGACCGCGTCATCTTCTACGGCAAGCGCTCGCCGGATGGCCTCAGCACGGTGCTGGTGGCGGTGAGCCTGGATCCGTACGCGCCGCAGGAGGCGCTGCTCCACGTGCCCATGGAGTGGCTGGGCGTCAACGCGGAGGAGACCTATCAGGTGCATGAGCTGATGGGCGACCAGCGCTCGCTGTGGCAGGGCCCGGACGTGCAGGTGCGCCTGACACCCGAACAGCCCGCGGCCATCTACGCCGTGTACCGCTACCGCCGCACCGAACACGCGTTCGACTACTTCGAGTGA